From Scytonema millei VB511283:
ATAACCTAACCAGCAATCGTCACCAATTTCAATTCCTTTTTTCGTCACTCCTTGATCGCGAATCCTCTGTAAGGGGTCTGCAAAAATATGATTGTTAGCCACTATGCCACTGTGAGCGGCAATCATGCAGTCCTTGCCAATTTTGACATTCCCTGGACCAGCGATACAGGAGTAGGGACCGACGAACGTGCCTTCACCCAGTTCAATCGTGCAGTTATCTCCTGCACAACTAATATCAGCGCCTCGATCTATAGCAACGCGATCGCCCAGCAAAATTTTACAGTTATCGTTCCAGGCGTTCAGCTTAACGTTGCGAAATAAATAAACCTCATTGCCAAGCTCGATCTTTTCAGCACTGAGAAACTCTACTCCCTCTTGGATAAAAACTTTTTTACCCATGTGCCGTAAGATTAGCGGGTATAATTTTCGCCGTGCAGCCGTACCCATTGCAATCTTAGGTAAGGAGCCTACTATAGTAGTAATTATTAGCTCTCTTAAGCGTATCAACTTCCTTTGGGAACTTTGTTGATTCATAGAGAAACTCCAAATCGACCTAAATTTTAGAAATGAAATGCCAAATACATTGATATCGGTTAGTTAATTTATGGTATAATTAACAGCCTTATACTTTTGCTGCGGATTCCTAAAAAACCCGACTTTGCTCTAGTCGAACTATAAGGTTCTATATATTAGCTAATTTATCTATTTATTTTATATAGGTAATAATTATACATATTACAGTCACTCTATATTCTTTTTTATTTTAACAAGACTTTTAAAAGCTGCTGAATCGCTCTCTCACATTCTTCTTCCCTTTTTAGCTGTTGGCGATCGCGGCAACTGAGTGAGAGTCAGATATGCACCAAGCTAACTATTACTTTAGGAATACATTGATAATTACAACTGCGTCTTTTCTAAGTCGCGAGTCTAGTGTTAATGCTTATTATTTCTTAATAGTAGATTTACAGTTCTTATTTTACATATGACTTGAGAAAAACAACATTCACGAACGAGCGCAGCCATAACTTAGATAATAATACTTATAGAATAATCTCTATAAATTCGTTAAACACTATTCCTTCAGAAAGCTTTCTATGAAAGAAATATCTGATATTAGAATGAAGAAATGAAAGTAATAGCGTGAAAGACAATAGAGGGTTTCAAAAATACTTTTAATAATTGCAAATAGTTTCAATCGGCGATCGCCGATTGCTGATACCTGGGAAGGGCGGGTTTTGACTGAAGATGTATTGTTCAGGCTGCCAATCTATTCGCCAAACCCGCCCCTACGGTGGTCACTGGTCACTGGTCACTGATAACTGCTCCCGACTCCCTGCTCCCTGCTCCCTATAATAAAGTTTATACCAGTCAACAAAGCGTTGAATCCCTTCTGATAAAGGCGTAGTAGGTTTGAATCCAACATCGTGAATTAAATCGTCTACATCGGCGTAAGTGCATGGGACATCACCGGGTTGCATCGGTAACATCTGCGTGCGAGCTGTTTTTCCTAAAGCAGTCTCAATTGTCTGAATAAACTCATTCAGTTCTACCGGACTGTTATTACCAATGTTGTAGATTTTATATGGAGCTTGGTTTTCAGGTATTTCACTACTACCGTTTGGTTGAGAATACATTTGAGGTGGACGCTGCATAACTCGCACTACGCCTTCTACGACATCATCAATATAGGTGAAGTCGCGTTTCATCTTGCCATAGTTGTAAACTTCAATTGGTTTGCCTGCTTCAATCGCCTGGACAAATTTAAAATAAGCCATATCCGGTCTTCCCCAAGGACCGTAAACGGTAAAAAAACGCAATCCAGTAGTAGGTAAATTGTAGAGATGGCTGTAGACGTGGGCGATCAGTTCGTTGGCTTTTTTGGTAGCAGCGTAGAGAGACACGGGGCGATCGACGCGATCGCTAACTGAGAAAGGTATTTTGGTATTGGCACCGTAAACCGAACTGGAAGACGCAAAGACTAAGTGTTTGACCTGACTGTGACGACAGCCTTCTAGCAGGTTAACAAAGCCGGAAAGATTGCTGTCAGAGTAGGCAAAGGGGTTTTGGAGAGAATAACGAACCCCTGCTTGGGCTGCTAAATTGACGACGTAATCGAATCTATTATATTGAAACAATTCTAAAAGGCGATCGCGTTCTGCTAAGTCCAATTTTTGAAATGCAAACCCCGGATGTGGCTGAAGTTGCGCTAAGCGGTCGTGCTTGAGTTTGACATCGTAGTAGTTGTTGAGGTTGTCTATGCCATAGACTCCTATCCCCTCTTGAAGCAACCGTTGGGCTAAATGATAACCGATAAATCCGGCAACTCCAGTCACTAATACGTGCATGTTTTAATATCCTTCGCTAGCATTGTGGACGAGATTTCAGGTTGCTAATGGTACTAAGTATTCTTACTATGAGTTACAAGTTAAACCTAAATACAAATGTTAGTTGAATTATTTTGTTTAGGATTGGGGTAAGAATATTTCTCCTCATAGAGGAGCGATCGCCACTCACAGCTCGGTTTTGACATAGCTTCTTTCGTAGACGCATGAATTTCTGACAAGTGCCTGCTTTGACCGTAGTGAGTCTTGTTAGCTTTCTCCTAAGAGATTCTGGAATATTCCTTCTTGTTTATAGGTTTGTCAAGCCCCTTATGGAGGGATTTTAGCGTTCTGAGGTGGTAAGCTGACAAAAAAGTCCTGTTTAGCAGTTATTATGTAAACCAATAGCGAATATTAAGAAGTATTAAGCTTTTTCTCGGACTATTATAAATTTCGATCGATGCAAGGAAAACAGAGCGAGAGTAGAGCCTCTCCCCAGGTTAAATCAATTTTCTCGCCTGCCAGAGGGTTCTTTTGGGCAGCACGTACCCGTATTCTCTTGTGGTATCTGCTGACAATTGGCTTCATCTTTGTCGTCTCCATTCCTGCATTTCGTCAGGTGCTTTACGAGCGCGTCAACCAGCGTGTCAATCGGGAACTGACGGAGAAGATGGAAATATTTACTCAATTAATTGATGCAGAAACCGAAGCAAGCGATCGCGAAGACGAAGAAGTAACGGCTGCTGTTAATTTGCTCAAACAAGCAGACATACGCTTGACGAAACCTCCAGCCACAGAAGATGAGTTGGAAGAATTTTTCGATGCTTTTCTCGGTCGTCAACTATCAGAAGACGATACCTTTTTGATCGCGATCGTGGATGGAAAATTTCGTAAATCTAGTCCGAGAGCTAGACCCAAAGTACTTGCTGCTGATTCTGAATTAATTCAGTACTGGGGAAAACTGACTCAACCAGAGCAAGGTGAAAAGGAGTTTCCTACAGAACCAAATATTGACAGCGTTCTTTACACAGCCAAACCTGTTTGGATTGACGGCGAAATTGTAGGTGTATTTGTAGTTGCTCATACTACCGCTGGCGAACGAGCTGAAGTTGTAGAAGCCGTATTAGCGATCGTTCAAGTCAGTGCTGTGGTGCTAATTCTGGCTTTGCTAATAGCTTGGGTTGCTTCTCGGGGGGTTTTGGCTCCTCTGCGCCTCATACTCCAAACAACTCGTAAGATTAGCGAGTCCGATCTCAACCAACGCATTTTCGTGGAGGGAAAGGGCGAACTGGCGGAGCTGGCAACTACCTTTAATGAAATGATGGATAGATTGCAAGCCGCTTTTACTAGCCAGCAAGAGTTTATCAACGATGCGGGACACGAACTGCGAACGCCGATCGCGATCGTGCGCGGACATTTAGAATTAATGGGCGACAACCCCGAAGAAATACGGGAAACTCTAGCGCTAGTGTTAGATGAGCTGGATCGCATGAGCCGATTTGTCAATGACATGATTTTACTAGCAAAAGCGGAACGCCCAGACTTTTTACGCTGGGAAACTGTCGAGCTTCAATCTTTTACAGAGGAATTATTTGCCAAAGCACAAGCACTAGCTCAGCGTAACTGGCAATTCGACACTACAGCTCAAGGTCAGACGATCGCCGATCGTCAGCGTTTGACTCAGGCAGTGATGAACTTGATCCAAAACGCTATCCAGCACACAAAAGAGAATGACACGATCGGCGTTGGCTCGGCAATTAGTAAAAGTAGAATTAGTTTTTGGGTACGTGACACGGGAGAAGGGATCGCACTTGTAGATCAAAAAAGGATATTTGAACGCTTTGCTCGTGCTGCTAATAGTCGCCGCCGATCTGAAGGTGCTGGATTGGGATTATCGATCGTCCAAGCAATTGTAGAAGCTCACGGCGGACGAGTCTTACTCAAAAGCGATATTGGTGCTGGTGCTAGATTTACGATTGTTATACCCTTGATGCGATCGCCACAGAAAAAAAGTCATGCCGAGCGAGTTGGATGACGATTAAACCAAAGCAGAAGGGCGATCGGCGAGTTCAGAGATGAAAAATTTCTCATTCATGTTTCATCATCATCTCATCTTGAGCTGCCAAAGTAATCGATAAGAGAATAATAACTGAGAGTTCGCTAAATTGTCCGATCGCCGTTCCCAGGAAATAGTATTAAGAAAACAAAAGACAGAAAATTGAAATATTTATCTTTTATAGCGTTTATTTTGAGTCTGTTATTATCTGTATAGCTATTTCTATCATCCTACAATCATGAGGAGTGTTAAGTTGTAGCATTAGGGCGATCGCTAGCTAAGATTTGCGAGGATTTCCATGCAAGATTAGCGAAATCGTTCTCCTCAGCATTTATTTTGTTCATTTACCACTTTTTAGTAGGTATATCACAAGGTTATGAGCCAAATTTTGATTGTGGAAGACGAAGCTCGTCTAGCTGCTTTTGTTGAGAAAGGACTTGGCAAAAGTGGTTTCAATACCCTTGTAGCGACTGATGGCGAACAGGCGATTGAATTAGCTCAAACTAGTCAACCCGATCTATTACTACTCGACCTTGGTTTACCAATTAAAGATGGATGGCAGGTCATGCGAGAACTGCGTAGCAAAGGAGAAGTGCTACCAATTGTCATTATGACTGCTCGCGACGATAATCAATGTAAAGCGGCGGCTTTGCAAGCTGGGGCAAATGATTACATTACTAAGCCTTTCCTCTTCAAAGACTTATTAGGATGTATTCAAGCACAATTGGAAATCGCTTGCAAACCAACGATACTCAAATAAAGTTTTTAGCATTTGCAGAGGTGTACAGAAACATACGTAGGATGCGTTAGCCTTTGGCGTAACGCATCCTACGTATGTTTTCTTAATAGCTTTGTAGAGATGAGTCGCCTCTCTAAGTTTACGTATGCGAACGAGCGAACGAGAGTAAAACAGAGAATGATGGCGAAAATGAGAGATGTTTCATGAGAAGTTTCTCATGAAACATTCATTATCAACTCATCACTGACTGCAAAGATATATGTAGATGGAAAATAAATCGTCAGTGACGAACTGCGATCGCCAGCCAACTTTTCACAACCGACCACACAAAAAGGATATCAGTCATGCGACTGCTGGTTTATTCCCACGACGCATTTGGACTTGGCAATATTCGCAGAATGTTAGCAATTTGCGAACACCTCTTAAGCGAAATTCCCGATCTTTCAATTTTATTACTTTCTGGTTCGCCCATGCTTCAGGGCTTTCGATTACCAAAAGGACTTGATTATATTAAGCTACCTTGTTTAAATCGTGGTGAAACTGGTGAAATTGCTGTCAAATATTTAGGGATGGATGTGGAAGAGACGGTGAAGCTGCGATCGGAATTAATTTTGTCAGCAGCAATTATTTTTCAACCAGACATCTTTTTAGTAGATAAAAAACCCTATGGACTAAAGAATGAGTTACGAGGTACGCTCAATTATCTTAAAAAAACATTACCAGAGACTAAACTAGTACTGTTATTACGAGATATTCTTGACTGTCCAGAAAAAACAATCGCAGAGTGGCAAAAGAACGATTTTTATACAGCGATTGACAAGTTTTACCATCAAATACAAATAGTTGGAACGCCAGAAGTTTTTGATACGGTGCGAGAATACAGATTTCCATCTACTATTGCTGAAAAAGTACGCTACTGCGGCTATCTGCACCGTCAACCAGGACAAAAGAGTCGAACCAGCATTCGACGAGAATTACAAGTTTCGCAGCGAGAACGCTTAATTCTAGTAACCCCTGGAGGTGGAGAAGATGGCTATGAGTTAGTAGATACTTATTTGTCAGCCTTAGCAATATTACCAGCCAAGTATCGCATTAAAAGTTTGATAATTTGCGGTCCTGAAATGCCTGAAACGCAAAAGCAACTCGTCGAACGAGCAGCAGAAAACAACTCTCAAGTTCGAGTTGGAGAATTTACAGATGATTTAATGAGCTACATGAATGCCGCAGATGTTGTTGTATCTATGGCTGGATACAATACTGTTTGTGAAATTTTATCAGCAAAAAAACCATCTGTCATTATTCCGCGTAGTAAGCCGTCTCAAGAACAGTTAATTAGAGCCGAAAAAATGGCGAATTTAGGGTTAATTAAGACGCTCATACCTAGTCAAGAAAATTGCAGTTCTACAACTTTAATGAATCTACTTCTCAGTCAGTTAAAAGGACGACAAAAGCCAGACTTTAACTTAGACATGAATGGTTTAGTTCGAGTACAGAATTATTTACTTCAGCTCATGTCTCAAAAAGTTTGCAAACAACAACTGAACCAAATTTATCAAAAATATACTTCTTTACCCGCTTTAGCGCTCGATCGCTCAGCAGTTTAGATAGCCTTAATTTTAAGAATTATAAGTGAGCTAGTCATGAAAAAAATTATGTTTTACTGTCAATATTTGAGTGGTATGGGACATTTAGTTCGCAGCTCAGAAATTGTGCAAAACTTAGCAAAATATTTTCAAGTTTATTTTATTGTTGGTGGTCCTCAAATTCAAGGTTTTGAACTACCAACACAAGTAGAAGTTATTCGACTACCTGCAATATGGCTAGAAGAGGGAAAATTTACAGTTGGGGATAGTCCATTTACCGTTGAGGAAGTGAAAGAAGCTAGGAAAAAGATCTTAATTACAGAATGCGATCGCATCAAACCTGACTGTTTAATTACAGAATTTTTTCCTTTTGGTAGACACAAGCTACTCTTCGAGCTAATTCCCTTAGTCGAATATCTAAAAGCGACAAGTCCTAAAACCAAAATTGTTTCTAGCTTGCGTGACGTTATCGGAAAAGAAAGCGCTCCTGAAGAAGAGAAAACAATTTGCGATCTCATGAATCGGTATTTCGATTTGCTCCTGTTTCATGCCGATTCTCGCTTTCAAACTTTTTCGGATAGTTTTGCTAGACATAAAGAAATTAAAGCTGAAATTGTCCATACAGGATTTGTAACACAACTACCAAAAATCACCTTTACACCTTTTGATGAATTGTGGAATGAAGCTGGTTTAGATACTGTCAAAATTGTAGCAAGTATAGGTGGTGGCAGAATCGGTCATGAAGTACTAGAAACACTGATTAGATCGAGTGCGATATTGAGCCAAAGCTTACCTCATGTAATCAAGATATTTACTGGCTCGTTTATGCCAGCAGAAAAGGTGGCACACCTCAGAAAATTGGCTAGCGATCGCGACAATATTCAAATTGAAACTTATACCCCAAAACTACTTGAATACATGCAGACGGCAGATATTTCTATTAGTTTGGGCGGTTACAATACCACAATGAATATTCTGAGTACGGGAGTCCGTGCCATTGTAATTCCTATTGGTCACGAACAGGTGGATAAAGAACAGTTACACAGAACGCAAAAGTTA
This genomic window contains:
- a CDS encoding NAD-dependent epimerase, with the translated sequence MHVLVTGVAGFIGYHLAQRLLQEGIGVYGIDNLNNYYDVKLKHDRLAQLQPHPGFAFQKLDLAERDRLLELFQYNRFDYVVNLAAQAGVRYSLQNPFAYSDSNLSGFVNLLEGCRHSQVKHLVFASSSSVYGANTKIPFSVSDRVDRPVSLYAATKKANELIAHVYSHLYNLPTTGLRFFTVYGPWGRPDMAYFKFVQAIEAGKPIEVYNYGKMKRDFTYIDDVVEGVVRVMQRPPQMYSQPNGSSEIPENQAPYKIYNIGNNSPVELNEFIQTIETALGKTARTQMLPMQPGDVPCTYADVDDLIHDVGFKPTTPLSEGIQRFVDWYKLYYREQGAGSREQLSVTSDQ
- a CDS encoding sensor histidine kinase; protein product: MQGKQSESRASPQVKSIFSPARGFFWAARTRILLWYLLTIGFIFVVSIPAFRQVLYERVNQRVNRELTEKMEIFTQLIDAETEASDREDEEVTAAVNLLKQADIRLTKPPATEDELEEFFDAFLGRQLSEDDTFLIAIVDGKFRKSSPRARPKVLAADSELIQYWGKLTQPEQGEKEFPTEPNIDSVLYTAKPVWIDGEIVGVFVVAHTTAGERAEVVEAVLAIVQVSAVVLILALLIAWVASRGVLAPLRLILQTTRKISESDLNQRIFVEGKGELAELATTFNEMMDRLQAAFTSQQEFINDAGHELRTPIAIVRGHLELMGDNPEEIRETLALVLDELDRMSRFVNDMILLAKAERPDFLRWETVELQSFTEELFAKAQALAQRNWQFDTTAQGQTIADRQRLTQAVMNLIQNAIQHTKENDTIGVGSAISKSRISFWVRDTGEGIALVDQKRIFERFARAANSRRRSEGAGLGLSIVQAIVEAHGGRVLLKSDIGAGARFTIVIPLMRSPQKKSHAERVG
- a CDS encoding response regulator transcription factor — its product is MSQILIVEDEARLAAFVEKGLGKSGFNTLVATDGEQAIELAQTSQPDLLLLDLGLPIKDGWQVMRELRSKGEVLPIVIMTARDDNQCKAAALQAGANDYITKPFLFKDLLGCIQAQLEIACKPTILK
- a CDS encoding glycosyltransferase family protein, producing the protein MRLLVYSHDAFGLGNIRRMLAICEHLLSEIPDLSILLLSGSPMLQGFRLPKGLDYIKLPCLNRGETGEIAVKYLGMDVEETVKLRSELILSAAIIFQPDIFLVDKKPYGLKNELRGTLNYLKKTLPETKLVLLLRDILDCPEKTIAEWQKNDFYTAIDKFYHQIQIVGTPEVFDTVREYRFPSTIAEKVRYCGYLHRQPGQKSRTSIRRELQVSQRERLILVTPGGGEDGYELVDTYLSALAILPAKYRIKSLIICGPEMPETQKQLVERAAENNSQVRVGEFTDDLMSYMNAADVVVSMAGYNTVCEILSAKKPSVIIPRSKPSQEQLIRAEKMANLGLIKTLIPSQENCSSTTLMNLLLSQLKGRQKPDFNLDMNGLVRVQNYLLQLMSQKVCKQQLNQIYQKYTSLPALALDRSAV
- a CDS encoding glycosyltransferase family protein, yielding MKKIMFYCQYLSGMGHLVRSSEIVQNLAKYFQVYFIVGGPQIQGFELPTQVEVIRLPAIWLEEGKFTVGDSPFTVEEVKEARKKILITECDRIKPDCLITEFFPFGRHKLLFELIPLVEYLKATSPKTKIVSSLRDVIGKESAPEEEKTICDLMNRYFDLLLFHADSRFQTFSDSFARHKEIKAEIVHTGFVTQLPKITFTPFDELWNEAGLDTVKIVASIGGGRIGHEVLETLIRSSAILSQSLPHVIKIFTGSFMPAEKVAHLRKLASDRDNIQIETYTPKLLEYMQTADISISLGGYNTTMNILSTGVRAIVIPIGHEQVDKEQLHRTQKLENLGLIDSIHPQDLSPLNLSEKIVNCLYKNTLNNSEMFDLQGAENTANFLKSFLNSQTAVLSLV